From the genome of Cottoperca gobio unplaced genomic scaffold, fCotGob3.1 fCotGob3_346arrow_ctg1, whole genome shotgun sequence, one region includes:
- the cmtm6 gene encoding LOW QUALITY PROTEIN: CKLF-like MARVEL transmembrane domain-containing protein 6 (The sequence of the model RefSeq protein was modified relative to this genomic sequence to represent the inferred CDS: deleted 1 base in 1 codon) → MRKCGSSQSAEAKQQVEVRSWKLCFSGNRKKPERSIMAEVYSPTTAPNPKSSWFLVPSENLDKVRCGVKAIAVLLSFVAFILEEVVTSCVSCSALYFFEFVSCTAFLFTLLLLTLLSTALHTRVGVSCWPRLDFVYTALIAVLFFVASIVFVADNSNTTVEKCAVAFGFLATLAFVIDLGWFVKTRGHPFKKNANPESSNGGPVASEAERLNTGE, encoded by the exons ATGCGGAAGTGCGGCAGCAGTCAGTCCGCTGAAGCAAAGCAACAAGTTGAAGTTCGCAGCtggaaactttgtttttctgggAACCGGAAGAAACCTGAGCG CTCCATCATGGCGGAAGTTTACTCCCCGACGACGGCCCCCAATCCCAAATCCTCCTGGTTCCTCGTACCGTCGGAGAATCTGGATAAAGTTCGCTGTGGAGTCAAAGCCATCGCAGTG ctgCTGTCCTTCGTGGCCTTCATCCTGGAGGAGGTGGTGACGAGCTGCGTCAGCTGCTCCGCGCTCTACTTCTTTGAGTTTGTGAGCTGCACGGCCTTCCTCTTCACGCTGCTgctcctcaccctcctctccaccGCACTGCACACGCGTGTGGGCGTCAGCTGCTGGCCCCGCCTG GACTTTGTGTACACCGCATTAATCGCTGTGCTGTTCTTCGTCGCCTCCATCGTTTTTGTTGCAGAC AACAGCAACACGACTGTGGAGAAATGTGCTGTG GCGTTCGGCTTCTTGGCGACGTTGGCGTTCGTCATCGACCTCGGCTGGTTCGTGAAAACTCGCGGCCACCCCTTTAAGAAAAACGCAAATCCAGAGTCCAGTAACGGCGGCCCGGTGGCGTCGGAGGCGGAGAGACTCAACACGGGAGAATAA
- the LOC115005697 gene encoding uncharacterized protein LOC115005697 isoform X1: MPWRCCVPGCKGYDEAKSMGVIFHGLPTRDPQRCTTWLQAIRNPRYDPDNTPVSKYSGVRVCSLHFQPEDYEEDFRAKILNITPKPVLKSGAVPSVFPGRERGDLRRCRELLSGPPHSCRRELLHRGVRRPSGRQLPLRTGVRLQNHLRRVRRRRRYGPHHRAQPQPDGAVPDVSDVRAAHCGEGGVPRRGTDEGEVEVSRGTLGGVEVLASHERHASINTFLIVSLGNRRALRWQHEEETSTACRQVVVEEQREKLVQLHNQPTGCKQQTLRMDALHGRSAATLYMDALQRRSAATLYMDALQRRSAWTLCSVQRV; this comes from the exons ATGCCGTGGAGGTGTTGTGTTCCCGGGTGTAAAGGCTACGACGAGGCGAAGTCTATGGGGGTTATTTTCCACGGTTTACCGACGAGGGACCCGCAGCGCTGCACAACATGGCTGCAGGCGATACGGAACCCCCGGTACGACCCGGACAACACGCCGGTGTCTAAATATAGCGGCGTGCGCGTGTGCAGCCTGCATTTCCAACCCGAGGACTACGAGGAGGACTTCCGGGCGAAGATCCTGAACATCACGCCCAAGCCGGTGCTGAAGAGCGGCGCTGTCCCGTCAGTGTTCCCCGGGAGAGAGCGCG GCGACCTGCGGCGCTGCAGGGAGCTCCTCTCAGGCCCCCCCCACTCCTGCAGACGAGAGCTTCTGCATCGTGGTGTCCGTCGACCCTCTGGACGACAGCTTCCACTCAGAACCGGAGTTCGCCTCCAGAACCACCTCCGACGAGTCCGACGAAGACGGCGATACGGACCGCACCATCGTGCACAGCCGCAGCCTGATGGAGCTGTTCCGGACGTGTCAGACGTGCGGGCGGCCCATTGCGGAGAAGGAGGTGTTCCACGCAGGGGCACAGATGAGGGTGAAGTGGAGGTGTCACGGGGGACACTCGGGGGTGTGGAAGTCCTCGCCTCACATGAGAGACACGCTTCCATAAACACGTTTCTTATAGTAAGTCTCGGGAACCGGAGAGCGCTGCGGTGGCAGCATGAGGAGGAAACGTCCACAGCCTGCAG GCAAGTCGTCGTGGAGGAGCAGCGGGAGAAACTTGTGCAGCTTCACAACCAACCAACTGGTTGTAAACAACAGACGCTCCGCATGGACGCTCTACATGGACGCTCTGCAGCGACGCTCTACATGGACGCTCTGCAGCGACGCTCTGCAGCGACGCTCTACATGGACGCTCTGCAGCGACGCTCTGCATGGACGCTCTGCAGCGTTCAGAGAGTCTGA
- the LOC115005697 gene encoding uncharacterized protein LOC115005697 isoform X2: MPWRCCVPGCKGYDEAKSMGVIFHGLPTRDPQRCTTWLQAIRNPRYDPDNTPVSKYSGVRVCSLHFQPEDYEEDFRAKILNITPKPVLKSGAVPSVFPGRERGDLRRCRELLSGPPHSCRRELLHRGVRRPSGRQLPLRTGVRLQNHLRRVRRRRRYGPHHRAQPQPDGAVPDVSDVRAAHCGEGGVPRRGTDEGEVEVSRGTLGGVEVLASHERHASINTFLIVSLGNRRALRWQHEEETSTACRQVVVEEQREKLVQLHNQPTGCKQQTLRMDALHGRSAATLYMDALQRRSAWTLCSVQRV, encoded by the exons ATGCCGTGGAGGTGTTGTGTTCCCGGGTGTAAAGGCTACGACGAGGCGAAGTCTATGGGGGTTATTTTCCACGGTTTACCGACGAGGGACCCGCAGCGCTGCACAACATGGCTGCAGGCGATACGGAACCCCCGGTACGACCCGGACAACACGCCGGTGTCTAAATATAGCGGCGTGCGCGTGTGCAGCCTGCATTTCCAACCCGAGGACTACGAGGAGGACTTCCGGGCGAAGATCCTGAACATCACGCCCAAGCCGGTGCTGAAGAGCGGCGCTGTCCCGTCAGTGTTCCCCGGGAGAGAGCGCG GCGACCTGCGGCGCTGCAGGGAGCTCCTCTCAGGCCCCCCCCACTCCTGCAGACGAGAGCTTCTGCATCGTGGTGTCCGTCGACCCTCTGGACGACAGCTTCCACTCAGAACCGGAGTTCGCCTCCAGAACCACCTCCGACGAGTCCGACGAAGACGGCGATACGGACCGCACCATCGTGCACAGCCGCAGCCTGATGGAGCTGTTCCGGACGTGTCAGACGTGCGGGCGGCCCATTGCGGAGAAGGAGGTGTTCCACGCAGGGGCACAGATGAGGGTGAAGTGGAGGTGTCACGGGGGACACTCGGGGGTGTGGAAGTCCTCGCCTCACATGAGAGACACGCTTCCATAAACACGTTTCTTATAGTAAGTCTCGGGAACCGGAGAGCGCTGCGGTGGCAGCATGAGGAGGAAACGTCCACAGCCTGCAG GCAAGTCGTCGTGGAGGAGCAGCGGGAGAAACTTGTGCAGCTTCACAACCAACCAACTGGTTGTAAACAACAGACGCTCCGCATGGACGCTCTACATGGACGCTCTGCAGCGACGCTCTAC ATGGACGCTCTGCAGCGACGCTCTGCATGGACGCTCTGCAGCGTTCAGAGAGTCTGA